Proteins encoded together in one Impatiens glandulifera chromosome 1, dImpGla2.1, whole genome shotgun sequence window:
- the LOC124918978 gene encoding histone deacetylase HDT2-like, which translates to MEGDSDDEEETPTPKKPIIDKKRANDSASKRLLFKLRRLRLIPPFKKKNDGKKVAHVVTHPVKQARKTQAGNVQ; encoded by the exons ATGGAGGGtgattctgatgatgaagaggaaACTCCAACTCCCAAGaag CCTATTATTGATAAGAAGAGAGCCAATGATTCAGCTTCAAAAAGACTCCTGTTCAAGCTAAGAAGGCTAAGGCTGATACCACCCTTCAAAAAAAAGAATG ATGGGAAAAAGGTAGCTCATGTAGTTACTCATCCTGTAAAGCAAGCAAGAAAAACTCAAGCAGGAAACGTACAATAA